A genomic stretch from Nitrobacter winogradskyi Nb-255 includes:
- a CDS encoding SUF system Fe-S cluster assembly protein, translating into MTDEANVAGAESACLVEARTDSGTDHAANTPPDEMARMGEEIIAALKTVYDPEIPADLYELGLIYKIAIDDERKVNIEMTLTSPNCPSAAELPGQIERAVKGVSGVHDAKVAIVWEPTWDPSRMSDEARTVLNMW; encoded by the coding sequence ATGACGGATGAGGCGAACGTAGCTGGAGCCGAAAGCGCCTGCCTGGTCGAGGCTCGCACGGATAGCGGGACTGATCACGCCGCGAATACCCCGCCTGACGAGATGGCGCGAATGGGTGAGGAAATCATCGCCGCGCTCAAAACGGTCTATGATCCTGAAATTCCGGCAGACCTCTACGAGCTTGGTCTGATCTACAAGATCGCAATAGACGACGAACGCAAGGTCAATATCGAGATGACATTGACCTCGCCGAATTGCCCGTCAGCGGCAGAATTGCCCGGTCAGATCGAACGAGCGGTTAAAGGGGTCTCCGGTGTGCACGATGCCAAGGTCGCCATCGTCTGGGAACCGACGTGGGATCCGAGCCGCATGTCAGACGAGGCGCGCACGGTCCTGAACATGTGGTGA
- a CDS encoding c-type cytochrome — protein sequence MSSGSDTVHSNRTNAIMGALLGTLLFVQTVRIIDESFSAPEKPHAEASHKTEAKEAAAAPSAADAESFNKALASASAERGAGLVKPCLACHTTEEGGAKKVGPNLYGIVNRPIASEQGFNYSAALKSKAGGKWTFADLSSWLDDPKAYAKGTSMGYPGLKSESKRADLIAYLNTLSKDPAPLPK from the coding sequence ATGAGCTCTGGGAGTGATACAGTGCATTCGAACCGGACCAACGCCATTATGGGCGCGCTGCTCGGAACATTGTTGTTTGTTCAAACAGTACGCATCATCGACGAGTCGTTCAGCGCGCCGGAGAAGCCGCACGCTGAAGCCAGCCACAAGACCGAGGCCAAGGAAGCCGCAGCCGCGCCGAGCGCTGCTGACGCCGAGTCGTTCAACAAGGCGCTGGCCAGCGCCTCCGCAGAACGTGGCGCTGGGCTTGTCAAGCCGTGCCTGGCCTGTCACACCACCGAGGAAGGCGGGGCCAAGAAGGTCGGCCCGAATCTTTACGGTATCGTCAACCGGCCGATCGCTTCGGAGCAAGGCTTCAACTACTCCGCGGCTCTGAAGAGCAAGGCTGGCGGCAAGTGGACCTTCGCCGATCTCAGCAGTTGGCTGGATGACCCGAAAGCCTACGCCAAGGGCACGTCCATGGGCTACCCTGGACTGAAAAGCGAAAGCAAGCGCGCTGACCTGATTGCCTATCTCAATACGCTCTCCAAGGATCCGGCGCCGCTGCCGAAGTAA